The following proteins come from a genomic window of Nostoc sp. TCL26-01:
- a CDS encoding serine/threonine protein kinase produces MIGKLLDYRYKVIRVLATGGFGQTYIAEDTRRPGNPICVVKHLQPANSDPRVFETAKRLFHNEAETLEKLGHHDQIPRLLAYFDENQEFYLVQEFIDGHTLTEELIPGNRWSESQVFHLLQEVLGILDFVHNQGVIHRDIKPDNIIRRATDHRLVLVDFGAVKQLRTPIVTAEGQATATVAIGTPGYMPTEQGHGKPRPNSDIYALGMIAIQGLTGIPAIELPEDPNTGEILWEHLVNVSDRLASILNKMVRYHFKDRYQTAKEALQACQNALNPVSVAVSSTSQKSLNSPDYPPTLAPKSRQQTLAVAPAKPVVPPSAPQDSHKSDPLPLIIGLVLAGGTAVLVANVYPNMKNLAANFFGQNAGDKCLAVVGGNSNIRSEPSSINTDTVLQTVNENTNFPVTGKQTKRGWVEIKLNSGRLAWAHSDVILNQAQWVSCLQEKGIAIKTVNDSTLITHRPVPQPQPRSEIIENTAPEEVLDTSSPQTQPTTTPEDSTKIIEQARKKYESGDLLGAIAMLKSIPANASAGFKETAAIINQWQQDWSKADALFNDINQAIDNGQWDKVLDYKNHPEKLPNIQYWQDKLEPLFKQAAENASKKQLPPKTENQGESNTSQEEVHETQEPVTPETHNSQELPQGGY; encoded by the coding sequence ATGATTGGCAAGTTACTCGACTATCGATACAAAGTAATCAGAGTCCTGGCTACGGGAGGATTCGGACAAACCTACATTGCCGAAGATACACGGCGGCCAGGTAATCCCATTTGTGTCGTCAAGCATCTCCAACCTGCCAATTCTGACCCCAGAGTTTTTGAGACAGCCAAACGCCTGTTCCATAATGAAGCCGAAACTTTAGAAAAACTGGGTCATCATGACCAAATCCCCAGACTACTGGCTTATTTTGATGAAAATCAAGAATTTTATCTAGTACAAGAGTTTATTGACGGACATACTCTGACAGAAGAACTCATTCCTGGTAATCGTTGGAGTGAAAGCCAAGTTTTTCACCTGCTACAAGAAGTCTTGGGGATTCTAGATTTTGTCCACAATCAAGGTGTAATTCACCGCGACATTAAGCCAGACAATATCATCCGTCGTGCTACAGACCATAGATTAGTTTTAGTGGATTTTGGTGCAGTTAAACAATTGCGGACACCAATAGTCACAGCAGAAGGACAAGCCACCGCCACAGTCGCTATCGGTACTCCCGGCTATATGCCCACAGAACAAGGTCATGGTAAACCTCGTCCCAATAGTGATATATATGCTTTGGGCATGATTGCTATTCAAGGGTTGACTGGGATACCAGCCATCGAGTTACCAGAAGACCCCAATACAGGGGAAATTCTCTGGGAGCATTTAGTTAATGTTAGCGATCGCCTAGCATCTATCTTAAACAAGATGGTGCGTTACCATTTCAAAGACCGCTACCAAACCGCCAAAGAAGCCCTACAAGCTTGTCAAAACGCCCTGAATCCTGTATCTGTAGCTGTCTCATCCACATCTCAAAAATCTCTCAATAGCCCCGACTACCCACCCACTCTAGCACCCAAGTCTCGCCAGCAAACTCTGGCAGTTGCCCCAGCCAAACCAGTTGTACCTCCATCAGCACCTCAAGACTCTCATAAATCTGACCCATTACCATTAATCATTGGACTTGTGTTAGCAGGTGGGACGGCAGTTTTGGTAGCCAATGTCTATCCTAATATGAAAAATTTGGCAGCCAACTTTTTCGGTCAGAATGCTGGCGATAAATGTCTGGCTGTGGTAGGTGGTAATTCTAATATTCGTTCTGAACCTAGTTCCATTAATACTGATACTGTATTGCAGACAGTCAACGAAAATACTAACTTTCCGGTCACAGGTAAACAAACAAAACGAGGTTGGGTAGAAATAAAACTTAACTCTGGTCGTTTAGCTTGGGCGCACTCCGATGTGATTCTCAATCAAGCCCAATGGGTATCTTGCTTGCAAGAAAAAGGGATCGCCATTAAAACCGTCAATGATAGTACCCTCATTACCCATAGACCCGTACCCCAACCTCAACCACGGTCTGAGATTATCGAAAATACAGCACCAGAAGAGGTCTTAGATACTAGTTCTCCTCAGACACAACCAACTACAACCCCAGAAGATAGCACCAAGATTATTGAACAAGCTAGAAAGAAATATGAATCAGGGGATTTGTTGGGAGCGATCGCCATGCTAAAATCTATCCCAGCTAATGCTTCCGCCGGCTTCAAAGAGACAGCCGCAATTATCAATCAGTGGCAACAAGATTGGTCTAAAGCTGATGCCCTTTTTAACGACATCAACCAAGCCATAGATAATGGTCAATGGGATAAAGTCTTAGACTACAAAAACCATCCCGAAAAGTTACCTAACATTCAATACTGGCAAGATAAGTTAGAACCACTGTTCAAACAAGCAGCTGAAAATGCCAGCAAAAAACAATTACCCCCCAAGACAGAAAATCAAGGAGAGTCAAATACTTCCCAAGAAGAAGTACATGAGACTCAAGAACCAGTAACTCCAGAAACTCATAATTCTCAAGAACTTCCCCAGGGGGGATATTAA
- a CDS encoding heterocyst differentiation related protein, producing MSESMAFIGGVAVAGLAALLLLKGTSASLQPNFAVNPQIPATVVPPQGMQPYQYPPYGQTQYQNPSPASPNPEQRVELDRLKMDFERLKSDNEQLRAQNQQLQFQWQNYNNQQLQLAQQQNTQRAAATLSPQNSWWSSPIVWAAGGATLTIGGGIVVAGVLSLFTPRQRGTRTVQVIHPYQGPTPPLVPVRRAEFLPPGMETRRVEAHEYDEMR from the coding sequence ATGAGTGAAAGTATGGCGTTTATCGGCGGTGTTGCCGTAGCTGGACTGGCGGCTCTCCTGTTACTCAAAGGCACAAGTGCTTCCCTACAGCCTAATTTTGCTGTTAACCCACAAATCCCAGCAACTGTAGTCCCGCCTCAAGGGATGCAGCCTTATCAATATCCACCTTACGGGCAAACCCAGTACCAGAATCCATCACCAGCTTCTCCTAACCCAGAGCAACGTGTGGAATTAGATCGGCTGAAAATGGATTTTGAGCGCTTAAAAAGTGATAACGAACAACTGAGAGCGCAAAATCAACAACTCCAGTTCCAGTGGCAAAATTATAATAATCAACAGCTACAGTTAGCTCAACAACAAAATACTCAAAGAGCCGCAGCTACCTTGTCACCACAAAATTCTTGGTGGTCTTCCCCTATCGTTTGGGCAGCCGGTGGTGCGACTCTGACTATTGGTGGTGGTATTGTTGTAGCTGGCGTACTGTCTTTGTTTACACCGCGTCAACGTGGTACTCGTACAGTCCAAGTCATTCACCCATACCAAGGCCCTACACCACCTTTAGTTCCCGTACGCCGGGCTGAATTTCTCCCCCCTGGCATGGAAACAAGGCGTGTTGAAGCCCACGAATACGACGAAATGCGATAG